The following coding sequences are from one Nonlabens arenilitoris window:
- a CDS encoding M23 family metallopeptidase: MFRKNSSIFTIIGLLLFSLIAVTSCEKDEDLPILQKTVGHNLKMNIVSYETLKQSSLIAQNTQDILGYQNKSADSTGYGIQIDTSRIQLLESDFYKSYTFQVVQDSLERQQVLKNYVLTVYNDSTLYQFTIDYPVLQDGIYDINNAMARNYAGNRLYKNDVNGCGWNEIAVTSWQETCVETTCKGRDKHTVSQGATCTRWWGTSNGATRTCTGGWVTRCQSGGRTSHDPFGTDDNPGGSGPTDRNDSGEPDEIGTTPNDGDALDPVDDDDCYLVCQNNEKLDPEKCECIPEDCEYKTGYLHESAFTNSTATIGDNTTSSQDNFRNENGEIIDETNCDTGKIDSDSEVNVSGEKEERSYVKNDGTTALAFYYPIEYLDCPKGNSPTNKDYDSTKPCSDCDHGDPVLNPEIQEQLTVCGKKGGMYGKTRGVPSCNTQKHGGMDIANAQGNAVYAMFDGTASLATQTSGAGYYVIITSDYGDDKIKTMYFHLAENTRVTGDVKAGDIIGYQSNSGNLQNGIDEGTTESHVHIKVKLKQNGTSSYSAVDPLNYFKTIFNNTTGEVTTSGCD, encoded by the coding sequence ATGTTCAGGAAGAATTCTTCAATTTTTACCATTATTGGTTTGCTTTTGTTTTCATTGATTGCTGTTACTTCTTGTGAGAAGGATGAAGATTTACCTATTCTTCAGAAGACAGTTGGTCATAATTTAAAAATGAATATTGTTTCTTATGAGACTTTGAAACAATCTTCTCTTATTGCTCAAAACACTCAAGATATATTAGGGTACCAAAATAAGAGTGCGGATTCAACGGGCTATGGCATTCAAATTGATACGAGTAGAATACAACTGCTAGAAAGTGATTTTTATAAATCTTATACTTTTCAAGTAGTTCAGGACAGTTTAGAAAGACAACAAGTGCTGAAAAATTATGTGTTGACCGTCTATAACGATAGTACATTATATCAGTTTACGATTGATTATCCAGTCCTACAAGACGGTATTTATGATATTAATAACGCCATGGCTAGAAATTATGCAGGTAATAGACTCTATAAAAATGATGTAAATGGATGTGGTTGGAATGAGATTGCAGTTACCAGCTGGCAGGAAACATGTGTAGAGACTACTTGTAAAGGTAGGGATAAGCATACTGTTTCTCAAGGAGCCACATGTACTAGATGGTGGGGAACTTCAAATGGAGCAACGAGAACCTGCACCGGTGGCTGGGTTACCAGATGTCAAAGTGGTGGTAGAACGAGTCATGACCCATTTGGTACCGATGATAATCCTGGCGGTAGTGGTCCTACAGACCGAAATGATTCAGGAGAACCCGATGAAATAGGAACCACTCCTAATGATGGTGATGCGCTGGATCCTGTTGATGATGACGATTGCTATTTGGTGTGTCAGAATAATGAGAAGTTAGATCCAGAAAAATGTGAGTGCATTCCTGAAGACTGTGAGTATAAAACTGGATATCTTCACGAGAGTGCTTTTACAAATAGTACTGCGACAATTGGTGACAACACAACCTCAAGTCAAGATAACTTTAGAAATGAAAATGGAGAAATTATTGATGAGACCAATTGTGATACCGGTAAGATAGATAGTGATAGTGAAGTTAATGTTAGCGGTGAAAAAGAGGAACGTAGTTATGTTAAAAATGATGGTACAACAGCATTGGCTTTTTATTACCCAATTGAATATTTGGATTGTCCTAAAGGAAATAGTCCAACCAATAAAGACTACGATTCAACTAAACCTTGTAGTGATTGTGACCATGGAGATCCTGTGTTAAACCCAGAAATACAGGAACAATTAACAGTTTGCGGTAAAAAAGGTGGCATGTATGGTAAAACTAGAGGAGTCCCTTCTTGTAATACACAAAAACATGGAGGAATGGATATTGCAAATGCACAAGGAAATGCCGTGTACGCGATGTTCGATGGTACTGCAAGTTTAGCAACACAAACTTCGGGCGCTGGTTATTATGTTATTATAACTTCAGACTATGGTGACGACAAGATCAAAACAATGTACTTCCACTTAGCTGAAAACACAAGGGTTACTGGAGATGTGAAAGCTGGAGATATTATTGGATATCAAAGTAATTCAGGTAATTTACAAAATGGAATAGATGAAGGAACTACGGAGTCTCATGTTCATATTAAAGTCAAATTAAAACAAAATGGCACATCAAGTTATAGTGCTGTCGACCCATTAAATTATTTCAAAACAATTTTTAACAACACGACAGGAGAGGTAACTACTTCTGGTTGTGATTAA
- a CDS encoding DUF6705 family protein yields MKIKIISILILILTIYTNPLKAQDVIMSLDTFTIYADDDGSSIPDDITYIKDVNNRLDPFVGTFTGIYAGKIYTFVISKYKDPSDGVAIDVLNIKYKIEDSNGVSLAQTLNIPDKSYDITGQRFTSEGFYTATYVGFDGCAQAGTFSMVLSDTTNLPTITPNQLTVYLDPARELLTNDECPNGASPHIFPTNEHFVLTRI; encoded by the coding sequence ATGAAAATTAAAATTATTTCAATACTCATATTAATTTTGACTATTTATACAAATCCATTGAAGGCTCAAGATGTAATTATGAGCTTAGATACGTTCACTATTTATGCTGATGATGATGGATCTAGCATTCCAGATGATATCACTTACATTAAAGACGTTAATAACAGATTAGACCCTTTCGTCGGTACTTTTACAGGAATCTATGCTGGCAAAATTTATACTTTTGTTATTTCAAAATATAAAGACCCTTCTGATGGAGTCGCAATAGATGTATTAAATATTAAATATAAAATAGAAGACTCCAATGGGGTCAGTTTAGCTCAAACATTGAATATACCAGATAAGTCTTATGATATCACTGGACAACGATTCACATCTGAAGGTTTTTATACAGCAACCTATGTTGGCTTCGATGGATGTGCACAAGCAGGTACTTTTTCTATGGTGCTTTCTGATACTACTAATCTACCTACTATAACACCTAACCAACTTACCGTTTATCTGGATCCAGCTAGAGAATTGTTAACTAACGATGAATGTCCTAATGGAGCAAGCCCACATATTTTCCCCACAAATGAACATTTTGTTCTTACTAGAATTTAA
- a CDS encoding DUF6705 family protein — MKYIITLLITLVHFYNYAQQPVLTLQDQGFRNIDNAYYKDNNNELDSFEGTWLFTDGNNSLKIVLEKEVMYYNGSYYEDRIRGEYQYIKNGVEIVNTLIRLNDTILQPSFSRHEIYGNSILRDCFYIPLNDCNTGELRLRVSFMDPNSNEHYGEMILKHRVINGQDALKAYIGFGLTNPSGPADRVISDPDLPWQGEYVMFKQ; from the coding sequence ATGAAATACATAATAACTCTTTTAATAACGCTCGTACACTTTTATAATTACGCACAACAACCCGTTTTAACACTACAAGATCAAGGTTTTAGAAATATAGATAATGCTTATTATAAAGATAATAATAATGAGTTAGATAGTTTCGAAGGCACTTGGCTTTTTACAGATGGTAACAATTCCTTAAAAATAGTATTAGAAAAAGAGGTTATGTATTATAATGGTAGTTATTATGAAGATCGTATAAGAGGTGAATATCAATATATTAAAAACGGTGTAGAAATAGTTAATACTTTGATAAGGCTAAATGACACTATACTACAACCATCGTTTTCAAGACATGAGATTTATGGAAATTCCATTTTAAGGGATTGTTTTTATATTCCTTTAAATGATTGTAATACAGGTGAGTTAAGATTAAGAGTTAGTTTTATGGATCCTAATTCTAACGAACATTATGGGGAAATGATATTAAAACATCGAGTCATTAACGGACAAGATGCACTTAAAGCATATATCGGGTTCGGCCTTACTAACCCTAGTGGTCCTGCGGACCGCGTAATTAGTGATCCTGATTTACCATGGCAAGGTGAGTATGTTATGTTTAAACAGTAA